AACGTGCAGCTCTCTCATCGGGATAGATTTCTCGAAGCCGGGGGAGTACAAGAGGTTTCTGGATTCAAAAATCTGGGTGGACAAGTGCATGAAGTACGCCCAGTTCACCGTTGAAAAGCTCATCGGCCTTATCGAGAAAAAAAGGGCGGGGGCGAAAAAGGTTTGACGGCGGCGGTTTGACGCGGCTCGTGAGATTCAACTCGATACGGAATAGGGGGTATATAATATAGTGGATTTTTCTATACGCAAGGCGAACCCCGGGGATGAGGGGGGGATAGCGATTCTTGTCTCCGAGTTTCGGCGGCTGGCCTACGGCGGGGAGAAGCCGATGGATGAAGCTGTCAAAACGGTTAAGAAACAGCTGGAAAATTGCTTTTCCGATGAGAGCCGCCTTCTGCTTGTGGCGGTGGATAAAACCGGCGAGGTCGTGGGCTACTCGGCCGTCCACTGGCTGTCCTACCTGGTCTTCGGCGGGACGGAGGGGTACGTGGCCGAGCTCTACGTTCGGGAGGATCTTCGGGACAGGGGCGTGGGGGGGAGGCTTCTTGACGAGGTCGTGGCGGAGGCCAAAAGCCGGGGGTGCGTCCGCCTGATGCTCGTCAATAAGCAAAAGCGGGAGTCGTACAAAAGGGGGTTTTACAAAAAGCAGGGCTGGGTGGAGAGGGAAGATGCGGCGAATTTTGTTTATCCGCTGTAGGTGGGAGTTTGGACGTTCCTTTCACAACAAAATCAAATGAAGATGCTCGGCGGCGGTGATATAATAGAATTGATTCACGGCTTAAAATGTGGTAATATAATTTATCTTCTTGACAAATGTTCCTAAAGACGCTATTTAATAGCTAATGAGTTCATTAATGGATTGATTAAAGGGGCGTTATGTCGGAAGAGACAAAAGACAAGGGAAAAAATAAATACAAAAGGGACGAGGATATTGATAAAATCTCAAAAGATACGAGGGTAATGGATTATAACGCACCCTCTATCGAAAATAAGGATAAGGATATCGAGGAAGATATAATGCACGACAAGGAGACATTTTTCGTAAAGTATTTGGACCAGAGGTTCAAAAATATAGAAGACAAGATGGATAATCTTGTTGAGGCCGTCAATGAATCAAAAAAAGACAATCTTGAAGCTATTAAAGAAGTAAAAAAAGACAGTCTTGAAGCTGTTAAAGAAGCAAAAAAAGACAATCAAAATATCGTAAACATGATTCAATCTGAAGTTCATGATCAAAATGAAAGCATCAGAAATATTTACAACATGCTATGGGCCCTTGGTATTGGCATAATTCTTGCCATTTTAACAAGCCTTTTAACGAGAATTTTTTAATTCGCCTTTCCAAAATCAATCCCCCCCTACCACAACACCGACCGGCACGTCAGCCCGCCGTCTGCCTTTAAAAACTCGTAGTTGTCAACCTCGACCGCCTCAAAGCCGGCGGCCCTGATTCTCTTTAACGTCTCGGGGAATCCCGAGGGGACGAGCACCCTCCCGTTTGCGGCAAGGACGTTTCCAGAAGCCTCCTCGCCCTCCGCGACCTCGATCTTCCTCAAGCCCTCGATGTTATTAAAAGCCGGATTTTCGAGAATGGCTTTTGTCCCGAGGAGGGCGTTGGGGGAGAGCGGCGTGATGATGGTCGTCAGGTGGAGCGCTCCGGCGAACTCCACCGTCTCGCCCGTGAGACCCCGCTCCTCGATTATAGCTATAAGCTCCTTCGCGCCGGTCTCGTCCGTCCTCGAGGAGAGCCCGATGAAGTATCTCCCGCCCAGCCTCAGGACGTCCCCACCGTCCACCGTGCCGCCACTTTTCATCCTTCTGGTCTCGATCATGGGGGAGAGCGCCGCCTTAACGGAGTTAGCCTCTCCAGCCCTCGTCTCGGCGCCCGGCCTCGTTATCACCGCAAGCCCGGGGAGGATAACGGCTGTGTCCTCTA
The Candidatus Zymogenus saltonus DNA segment above includes these coding regions:
- a CDS encoding GNAT family N-acetyltransferase; translation: MDFSIRKANPGDEGGIAILVSEFRRLAYGGEKPMDEAVKTVKKQLENCFSDESRLLLVAVDKTGEVVGYSAVHWLSYLVFGGTEGYVAELYVREDLRDRGVGGRLLDEVVAEAKSRGCVRLMLVNKQKRESYKRGFYKKQGWVEREDAANFVYPL